One genomic segment of Nitrospiraceae bacterium includes these proteins:
- the accD gene encoding acetyl-CoA carboxylase, carboxyltransferase subunit beta: MAWFKKQKGTETEPPKRSKVAEGMWLKCNHCREIVYRKEVERNNKVCPKCEYHFPISVMERVALLVDLGTFKEWDVELGPQDPLNFHDTKPYKDRVKAQQEKTGRKDAMVIGEGHINGRRVVLCVFDFGFMGGSMGSVVGEKICRAIDRALDARLPVILVTASGGARMQEGILSLMQMAKTSAAVAKLGEAKLPLICLLADPTFGGVTASIAMLGDVIIAEPKALIGFAGPRVIEQTIKQQLPDQFQRAEFLLEHGMIDMIVERKQLKETVSTLVSHF, translated from the coding sequence ATGGCCTGGTTCAAGAAGCAAAAAGGCACTGAGACGGAACCTCCCAAGCGCTCCAAGGTCGCTGAAGGCATGTGGCTGAAGTGCAACCACTGTCGTGAGATCGTCTATCGCAAAGAAGTAGAGCGGAACAATAAAGTTTGTCCGAAGTGCGAGTATCACTTTCCGATTTCAGTGATGGAACGGGTCGCACTGTTAGTCGACCTCGGGACGTTTAAGGAGTGGGACGTGGAACTTGGTCCGCAGGACCCCCTCAATTTCCATGATACGAAACCCTACAAGGATCGTGTGAAGGCCCAACAAGAAAAAACCGGTCGGAAAGATGCGATGGTAATCGGTGAAGGCCACATCAACGGCCGCCGTGTTGTATTGTGCGTGTTCGATTTCGGGTTCATGGGTGGGAGCATGGGATCGGTCGTCGGCGAGAAGATATGTCGTGCCATTGATCGCGCACTCGACGCTAGACTCCCGGTGATTCTGGTTACGGCATCCGGCGGGGCTCGCATGCAAGAGGGAATCTTGTCGTTGATGCAAATGGCGAAAACCTCCGCAGCTGTGGCAAAACTCGGCGAAGCCAAGTTGCCCCTTATATGCTTGTTGGCCGATCCCACGTTCGGTGGAGTGACAGCAAGCATTGCGATGTTGGGCGACGTCATTATTGCTGAGCCGAAAGCGTTGATCGGATTTGCCGGTCCTCGTGTCATCGAGCAGACGATCAAACAGCAGTTGCCGGATCAGTTCCAGCGCGCCGAGTTTCTGCTGGAACATGGCATGATCGATATGATCGTCGAGCGGAAGCAGCTGAAAGAAACTGTCAGCACCCTCGTCAGTCATTTCTAG